One segment of Enterobacter ludwigii DNA contains the following:
- the kdgT gene encoding 2-keto-3-deoxygluconate transporter, whose amino-acid sequence MKIKATIERIPGGMMLVPLVLGAILNTLAPETGAYFGGFTKGMITGTVPILAVWFFCIGASINLRATGTVLRKSGTLVITKIAVAWVVAMICAMFIPENGIQTGFFAGLSVLAIVSAMDMTNGGLYASLMNQYGTKEESGAFVLMSLESGPLMTMLILGSAGLASFEPHHFIGAILPFLIGFALGNLDHDLRDFFSKATPVLIPFFGFALGNTINLNVILDTGLLGIVLGVAVIIITGIPLIIADRVIGGGNGTAGIAASSAAGAAVANPVIIAQINPAFEPVAASATALVAASVIVTAILVPIITALYAKRVGHVAEIQTEPKPVETHH is encoded by the coding sequence ATGAAGATTAAAGCCACGATTGAACGCATACCGGGCGGTATGATGCTGGTTCCGCTTGTACTGGGCGCTATCCTGAATACCCTGGCTCCTGAAACCGGCGCTTATTTTGGCGGGTTCACAAAAGGGATGATTACGGGCACCGTTCCCATTCTGGCCGTCTGGTTCTTTTGTATCGGCGCCTCAATTAATTTACGGGCAACAGGCACCGTATTACGGAAATCCGGCACGCTGGTGATTACGAAAATTGCCGTGGCCTGGGTAGTGGCAATGATCTGTGCGATGTTCATTCCGGAGAATGGAATTCAGACCGGATTCTTCGCCGGATTATCGGTTCTGGCAATTGTCTCTGCGATGGATATGACCAACGGCGGTTTGTATGCCAGCCTGATGAACCAGTACGGCACCAAAGAAGAGTCAGGTGCATTTGTCCTGATGTCTCTGGAGTCCGGTCCGCTGATGACCATGCTGATTCTGGGCTCTGCTGGCCTGGCGTCCTTTGAACCCCACCACTTTATCGGCGCGATCCTGCCCTTCCTGATCGGTTTTGCTCTGGGTAACCTGGATCACGATCTGCGTGATTTCTTCAGCAAAGCCACGCCGGTGCTGATCCCGTTCTTCGGTTTTGCGCTGGGTAACACCATCAACCTGAATGTCATCCTCGATACGGGTCTGCTGGGTATCGTGCTGGGCGTGGCGGTTATCATCATCACCGGTATTCCGCTGATTATTGCCGACCGGGTCATTGGGGGAGGAAACGGAACGGCGGGGATCGCCGCCTCTTCAGCCGCAGGCGCAGCCGTGGCCAACCCGGTAATCATTGCGCAGATTAACCCGGCTTTTGAACCGGTGGCCGCGTCCGCGACGGCACTGGTTGCAGCCAGCGTGATTGTGACCGCGATTCTGGTTCCCATCATCACCGCACTGTACGCAAAACGCGTCGGACATGTTGCTGAGATTCAGACAGAGCCTAAGCCTGTTGAAACACACCACTAA